Proteins from a single region of Trichoplusia ni isolate ovarian cell line Hi5 chromosome 3, tn1, whole genome shotgun sequence:
- the LOC113509005 gene encoding transmembrane protein 26: MANVGKVLATIKAVITRLVFACHGIIAIWQVTVFKDDLEYWYLASPIMLLIFEGVFTLTIKENQEWKWFCPSVFIYLGLVVPAIWLLELHKVDLRLQKKMINVTYVETEIPIPGATKIPTDMWVTLIEQFLMLTLIVGRWLLPKGDLTRDQLSQLLLVYIGTAADIIEFFDSFKDEKVASEKVLVLLTLAIWSWSLMQFTVVLTATKSRKSRGTANRSDMNSRACCCSIEVCAIMMNIALQDAPFLAFRLLIICHYKIINYMNIFFTCKNTLVILLQIYRLYVLHLETVDEGNGGSVYRKKTKHRNPDRKEKDKKHSKHKSKKHKKKHEIGETSISVISERRHDKADGGRIRAIILTNSDEIKELELSKLFKDQISTENEKKKGGKKRQKTESSEESLNNIHHTTDDSGI; the protein is encoded by the exons atggcGAACGTTGGAAAAGTTTTGGCGACGATAAAAGCGGTGATAACTAGATTAGTATTCGCTTGTCATGGCATCATAGCAATATGGCAAGTGACCGTATTTAAAGACGATTTAGAATATTGGTATTTAGCATCACCAATTATGCTGTTAATCTTCGAAGGAGTCTTCACGCTGACGATCAAAGAAAACCAAGAATGGAAATG GTTTTGTCCATCTGTCTTCATATACCTCGGTCTGGTAGTTCCAGCAATATGGCTGTTGGAACTACACAAGGTGGACCTTCGTCTGCAGAAGAAGATGATCAACGTCACTTATGTGGAG ACAGAGATCCCCATCCCTGGAGCGACGAAGATCCCTACAGACATGTGGGTGACGTTGATAGAGCAGTTTCTGATGCTGACCCTCATTGTGGGACGATGGTTGTTGCCCAAGGGCGACCTGACGAGAGACCAGCTCAGCCAACTACTCCTCGTCTACATTG GTACCGCCGCAGACATAATAGAATTCTTCGATTCATTCAAAGATGAGAAGGTTGCGTCTGAGAAGGTGCTAGTTCTCCTAACCCTGGCCATCTGGTCGTGGTCTCTGATGCAGTTCACCGTCGTCCTGACGGCGACCAAGTCACGGAAGTCGCGTGGCACGGCTAATAGGTCTGACAT GAACAGTCGTGCTTGTTGCTGTTCAATCGAAGTTTGTGCTATTATGATGAATATAGCCTTACAAGACGCGCCGTTTCTGGCGTTTCGGTTGCTAATAATCTGCCATTACAAGATCattaattatatgaatattttcttcaCGTGTAAGAATACATTG gttATCCTACTGCAAATATACAGGTTATACGTGTTGCATTTAGAAACAGTGGATGAAGGTAATGGCGGCTCTGTATACAGGAAGAAGACAAAACATAGGAATCCTGACAGGAAAGAAAAGGATAAAAAACACAG taagCATAAATCGAAAAAACACAAGAAGAAGCACGAAATAGGAGAGACTTCAATATCTGTGATCAGTGAGAGAAGACATGACAAGGCTGATGGCGGGAGAATCAG AGCAATAATCCTGACAAATTCTGATGAAATTAAAGAGTTGGAGCTTTCCAAACTTTTCAAAGATCAAATCTCGACGGAAAACGAAAAGAAGAAAGG
- the LOC113509008 gene encoding PR domain zinc finger protein 1-like has translation MYCWQIYDRNNKPMHVIDAADSGRSNWLRYVNCARHWREQNLLAYQYQGELYYRTIKTIPRFTELLVFYGSEFANVLNININKYNCDKYYRDLQLSSTPFTIQPHRNNPNNLPKAIICSEKENIVFDSIENKNNKENINIEETIYDIENVDNPYNINIKGDTIKIEFKRNKEIKYTCEICQKTFNTKSILNRHIKIHAKNRGENQLSYQKCDRSTNNIDNFQKNCQKRERRSFYTTPKKCEQCHFETLSRKVLQTHRSKHKGNIYKCHHCEYSNHCKFNLSRHIYNKHRNLF, from the exons ATGTATTGTTGGCag ATATACGATCGCAACAACAAGCCTATGCACGTGATAGACGCGGCGGACAGCGGCCGCTCCAACTGGCTGCGCTACGTCAACTGCGCGCGACACTGGCGCGAGCAGAACCTGCTGGCCTACCAGTACCAGGGGGAACTGTACTACCG GACCATAAAAACAATTCCTAGATTCACGGAGCTCTTGGTGTTCTATGGGAGCGAGTTCGCGAATGTTCTAAACatcaatataaacaaatacaactgcGATAAGTACTACAGAGATCTACAACTATCTA gTACACCATTCACAATACAACCTCATAGGAATAATCCAAACAACCTTCCAAAAGCAATTATTTGTTCtgaaaaggaaaatatcgtATTTGATtccattgaaaacaaaaataataaagaaaacattaatattgaaGAAACAATTTATGACATCGAAAATGTTGACAACccatataacattaatataaaaggCGATACTATCAAAATAGAATTTAAacgaaacaaagaaataaaatacacttgTGAAATCTGTCAAAAAACTTTCAATactaaaagcattttaaatcGCCATATTAAAATTCATGCAAAAAATCGTGGAGAAAATCAACTTTCATATCAAAAATGTGATAGGTCTACTAATAATATAGATAACTTTCAGAAAAATTGCCAAAAGCGTGAAAGAAGAAGTTTTTATACAACGCCAAAAAAATGTGAACAATGTCACTTTGAGACTCTATCTCGTAAGGTTCTCCAGACTCATAGATCTAAACACaaaggaaatatttataaatgtcatCATTGCGAATACAGTAACCACTGTAAATTTAATCTGTCAAggcatatttataataaacatagaaatttgttctaa